The DNA sequence GTTTAAGTTCCTTAAAGTTGAATAAGGTATTCCCATCTTCTACTTTTTATGGAGGTTGAATCAGATTATGAGTATTGATAGTGTTTGGTGATATTCAGATTGCAATTTGGAATAGAAGAAATTGTTAGCAATTGTTAGTGATATGGGTGGCTATTAAATCTGTTCTGCAGTTTGTTGCCTCTATGTTGAGGGTAATTCCCAACCTCATAAGATATGGATAGCTGTTAAATCTATTTGATCGTGTTATGTGTTATGTGTTGTTTGTTgcatttgattatattatagcCCCTTGTCCGTTATCATGCCTCGAACCTTTTCCCGTTGAATGAGAATCTTAGTTGAATGATTTATTGTTGTAATGTTGGTGGCTCCAAGTGATCCAGTGAAATTTTTAGTAACGAGTCTTAGACATGACACAAGTTAAAAAAGCAATGGTGATTTTCATATCATCCTTTATTTGGGCCTGTACTGTTTAAATTAAACCAAGGAGGCACAGTAGTGGGGTTGGATAAGTGCCAATCAGAAAAGGGGTGGGGTTTGATAAGTGAGTAGGGTTAACCAATGTAGACATATAGTTTTCAGAGTCCCTATGGGAAATGTGCTAAAAGGCTGTATCACATGTAAGAGCCTTTTTAGTAGTTATCCAGGATTGATATTTTGGGCAACACTCTTTAGTGCAGAGCCATCTTGAAGAAGGATGGGGTGAGATACTCTGAGAGCTCCATCATTTATTACTGGAAATGATGTCTTGCTTCAATAGTTGTTTGAACCCACAATTCAACTTTTATGATAGCAACAAACCATGAAGTGCTTTACCCTTGTCAAGATGCTAGAGAGACAAAATAGGTTGGCCTTTATTTTAATCGGGAGGAGTGATATTGAACAACTACCACTTTTGAGCCAGAGATGGGACCACAGGAAGAGGAGGAGCAGAGATTTTGGGTTGTGGGGTTTGGTGTCTAGTTGTTTTAAGACACAAGTGATGCTTGGATTAAGAGAATAATTTCCCATATTATACAGGAAATATTTATCCCCATGTCTCAGTTTGGTAACCCTTTCTTCTTATTGATCAGGATTTGGGTCCTGAAAGTAAATGTTGCTTGCCAATGAGAATAAGCATCTCTTTAATTCCAAGTATTGCATTTTTATTATGTAAAAATCATTTGGCTCCTGACTATCTAAGACTCAAAATAAAACCCTTTTTTTGGTTATTAAGAGAGCAATTGAGTTCTCATAAGTTTGGTAACGGATTTCACTGTTTAATTAGATATATAATTTAATGTTACAATGTTTGCAAGTATTATAGCTTTTCTGTGACCAGGATTTCAGTATCTGTGTTTATTTGGCAGAGGCAGTATTTGTCTGGCGTCTCATTTGGGCATAGCCATCAATGAGAGACCTATTATCTTCCCCATTCTATCTCCTTCTCTGTTTATTTCTCCTGTTTTTATGGTGCTATTGTCCCAGCAAGCAAGGACAGGTTTGCTTTAATATGAGATCTGCTTGAGAGATCTAGCACACTAGGAATCAATTGTGAGGAAAGTTAACCACTGACCCTGCTAAATTAGTTTTGGCTTAGCTAATGAATTGATAAACAACTAGTGAACTAGTGCTAAGTTTCATTGTTCCTCTGCGATCCAAGTTGGATCCCATTAGTGATCTAGCTGAAGTGGTTACTGGACAGCTGGGTTCCTGTAAGGTGACATCAACCATGTTTAATTTTGTACTTTTCTCCTCCAACTGGTGGactatttacttatttatttttcatgaatgtGAAAACTTCTCTTTTTGATCTCTCAAGTTTCAATATGAGTCAAAGAAATAGATTAGATGAGCACTGTACTTTGTTTGACATCTATGCATAGTCACATAAAAGGAGTTAATTTTTCGGTAGATTggatttcctctattttttgaattataaatttctaactaaatTTCTTAACTTATGCTTCTCAATTTGCTTGTATTTCATTTAGCAGGCGCATTGAAAGGCAGACTAAGGAGCTGAGGGTATCAACTTGCTAAAGTATCAGTAGGATACATGGATCAGAGTATGAAACTTCTTCTTGGATTTATATTAATATCCGTTTGTGATTGCTTGTACCCTTCACCCAATACTGTTTGTCTGGGGGGAGAATCTGCTATCATGTGATGCCTCTTGAAATTCCTATATCTGATGTTATTTGGTAATGGTTTTGGTGCTGTACTAGTTTGTACATGGTTATCAAGTTTATTGTTGATATTGTTGCTAGAGGTTGTAAGCTGATCAACTACTGGTTTAACTCGTTGGGCACATCAACATTTTAGACATCTATTTTCTATAAGATAAACACTTTGATGTGTTGTGAGTCAATAATATGAAGCGTGTCCAAATAGCAGAACCTCTTGATTATTGGCTGCTTGGTGAACAATTCAAAGTGAGAGATCCTGGTTTCACCATCATGTATAAGGCCACTTAGTAAAGATTTATTTGAAATGTACTTTATCCCAGAAAGCTTAATAGATTATTTGTTGGTTTTGTTTAGATGATTAATTTCTAGGACACTATTGAAACTGGAGTTTTTTCGctttgattttgaatatatgGTGAATGGAGCATCTAATGTGAAAGCTATTTGCTCAACATGAATGGATGAGTGTTAGAATTTTTCTATGTATTGATTATGGGGCATCCTTTCAATGCCACAACTGGATCTGGATTAACATATTGAACTGGCAAATGGTTATGCTTCTGAATCTTTCAAAACTTAGTAAGTTAACACCAGTTGAAcatttgcaaggaaacttaatTCAAAAAGTCTAGAACATATAAGATGTGAGAAATGCTACACCATTTAATGTCTACTCAACTCAAGAAAGCCTTAAATCTCCAATTACTTCGGGTAGTTCTCCTAATGAACGGTGTTTTTGGCGCTTTTCAATCTTGTGAGTTTTGACAATGCCCTTTGGTCGGTGGCTAATTGTCTTTAGTGGGGCACTCCTGTAGAGCAGTGGACTGTTTCATTGTGCTTGTATTTTAACTAGAGGTGTTGTGTGCTTAATTTCCAACTTCTACCTttgtaatttgaatttatttgtgATATGCCTAGTGCATGTAGTAGAGTTTGTCTGATTTGAAAAGCTTTGAGTCTCTCCTGAAATCTTAAAAAGGTTTTGGGGCTGGCCTGTCAAATTTTGTTGAATATTGTTCCATGTCAGGTCCATGTTTTGGTGTTGGAAATGCCTTTTTGGGGATGATCTTGGAAATGCTATAATTCTGTTGTTAGCTTTTTAGATGGAAATCTGAAAGATCATTTTAAATTGTCGTTTTCATGTAATCTAAGTCATTTATGAAACCTGTTCTCCTATGATTAGAAAATGAAGGGCTCTCCACAGATGGAAAGGAATATCAAAATGGTGATTATATCCTTCTTAAAGATGATGAAAACCCCAATTTGGGAGTCTACGACAAACCCTTCCTTGCTTTGGCTGTGGAATAGGATGGTTTTCGTGAGTTTCCTGCTCCTTTTGTTCTTCTTCCTCCCACCAACCCCTCCATTCCTCTTCTGCCCTTTCATAGGCTTAACTTCCTTTTGCAGTCTTCTGCTtggatttgctttcccattgaTGTGGTACTATGCTACAATTCTCTATTTCTGTAACTACTATCAAAAGGATCCTAGGGAACGAGCAGGACTCGCTGCCTCTGCAATTGCTGTAAGTGTTCTACTCAAGGTTTAAATCTATGTTCTCTTTGTTTGCATTTTTGTTCTTATGATGATGGCTATATTTGATCCTCATTTTGTTCCTCTACTTTTAATCTTTTGGCTCtgcataatgtttttttttattatattgatttAATACTGTTTTTGAATGACaaatttagagtgtgtttgatagtgattctaggaagtgtttttagcatctttaatacttaaaagataaaaaatttcaaatattagaaaaactagaaacacttcctaaaattaccaccaaacgcactcttaatACCATAAAAACGAATACTTTTtcagaaaaattgaaataataaaatttaatcttgGCTGAGCCAAGACACCAAAGCCTTACCGTCCCTTTACAACTGGAAAAGGGTGGGGTTGAGATGATGATAGGACAAGTGATATGTTGAAGCAGGGTCGTGAGTGGGGCAGGAAGGAGCATCTGAACAACCTCATTAACTGTGTTTAAGTGTGCAGGAAAGAAATATGGGGAGAGAGCACCGTGCTTGCTTCTCAATAAACTGAGCTACTTTCCCTTATGTTAACCAATGGGTTAAGCATTTTTTCCCTCTCCTAGGCCTGATTATATATCTGTACTAAAAAGTTTTTTATGGATGGCACTTCACATTTCAGGCAAATATCCCTATTGAAGTTCTAGTTCTGTTCAAGAACGATAACCTCATCTGAACTTTGTTTACATGAATCCTTGAATTATAAGCAACCGAACTATGGCTTTTACAATGGTAACCTCTGTAATTGCTGTTAATGATGGAAACTATTTTCCTACCATTATACAagccattattatttttttaaacctcATTAGAGTGGCTGCTATTGGGCCCATGTTTtcatctctccctctctctctctctctctctctctccccctcacACTCACACACACAAACATACACACACCCTTGTTTTCATCTCTCTTTCTCACACACGCACACTCACAAGAGGTTTCCATTCCGACCCaacttttttcatttcttttcccatGAATCTCTTTTCATGGAAGAGCAAAATTTATCAGTAAAGAGAAGAAATCCCTTGGTTGTGTTCTCTTCCAAACTAGGACATTATATTTTGAACAAAGTAACTAGAAAGACTAAGAAGTCCTAAAACTACTTATTGTAACACAATACTCTGTTATTTGTAATTACTCCATTTGAATTGAAGAAGTTGCAAACTATTTGTGCTCCTTTGGTCTGCCCTTGATCTCTTATTAATCCCAAATGTTATTGCAGGCTTTGATATGTACAATTGCCATGGTGATTACAGTAGCTGTTATGATATTCTAGTTGATCACTACAATTCCATCTTGGTTCCTGCCTTTGTACGGAGCTGCTTCAGATAAAGTCCGAACGAGTGATGTGTATGATAAAGCCCTCCATACGGTAATCTTAGCAAAGCACCAATGCAGAAAAATGGTGTCGCCCAAGGTTTAGCCGTCTGAAACTTATACGATATTTAGGTATCTCTTTAGCTTTGTGCATAATACGAACTGTGTATATTACTCTACCCAACTGTTTGATACCATTTATTGGGATGTTTATGAGCTAGAGACTAGTAAATGAAATTGTAAAGAATAAGAACTTGCTTTGTTTAGTACTGAAATGGCTGGAACTGTCTCTCATTGTCTGAGATTATCTTGGTAGAAAAGCCATTCCTAATGGGTGATGATTTTGTGGTCTTTTTGAACTGAAATGATTGATGGGTATGGGGTGAATTTGAATGAACTCTCATGGAAACTTGACTAAGATTAGCAATTCTTTATTAAGTTTTttctactatatttttttttttatggaaccTTATCAATAACACCAGAAAAACccaccgccaccaccaccgCCACCTTCCTCCACAGCCACCATTGGCCATCTTGCCACCTACTTCATCCAGCCACCAGCACCCACTTCATTCTACTTTGTGTTTCCAGTCTTCTTACCCACCAGCCATCGTCCCCAAACTCGGTTGTAATTTTGGAAACCTAGAGCcttgaaaacagaaaaatattttaaagtttttttaacacTATTTGATCGATGTTgtctaaacaatttttaaaaccaaagtaaaatagtaaaatagagaataattttttaaaaacaagtagaaattttttataccaatttttaaaaacaaaaagaaaacatgagtatgttgggttatattttttaacttgtttttaatttgaagaataaaaaacagtttttaaaagcaagttatagaaaatatgatttatatgataatgttttttaaaaacgatattcaattattttctagaataaaattttatttgaaaatttaaatacgGGAAACATTTTTCATGATATGTTCTATATAAAAGTataggtctttttttttttttttttttcaaattatcgtgtaaaaaacaattaaaaatatatagaccGTGTTTCTAATGTGTTTaagaacaaaagtttgtttactgtttttatactttatatttatataaatatttttttaaaataatttttcgaaaataataaaaaataattaaaagatatttaaaaaaaaattattttatgattgataCAAGTATTTtcctaaacataaaaaattgtttttaaaataatttgcgAAACCGTCATTGATTCTCGAAATCTATACTATTTTCCGttataaataatagaaattaataatcttcagatatttattttttcatgggAAACTGCAGCCTCACATGAGTATGGAATCTCAGTCTGGCATAGAAAAAAGTTGCTCTCTGACAGAGAAGCTTCATGTGGCTTCTCTCCTGAGTACCACTACAACCCCCATGCTCTGCCCTTTTTGATTTCCCAAACCCTCACGTCACAGTGTTCTCTTTGTTTACCTACCACTCTCTTTACAGGAAGGTGAACTGGTGTTTGTTTCtcgttgaatagaaaaaattaaattaactaaaagtaatttattaacATCATTCAACgtaactaaattaaaattattgataataagttcactttaattatattggatgaTATCAATGGGttacttttaactaaataaaaaaaatcaaatattttgattttttctattcagtcaaaaaacaaataccacgtAAGTTGTAGCTGAGAGTCATCCTCATGAATggtaaaatttgatataattcTTCACGAAAACTTGAATATAACACATTTTTTAGGAGTTTGGATTAAATATGAATAAGTTTGATTCAAATTCATGTTAATCTACATATActatttaacaaataaacaaatttgatctgaatgaatcaatttaataattttgcaTTTCATtgattaatctaattataattttaaactatttaacttatatttgacttattttaaattatttttaaataattaatcaattaagttATTAGCATATTTAATCGAaacattaatcatataaatttatacaaaatCTAACTCAACTCAATTATTATTTGTGTCGAGTTTGGACTGATCTATATAATAGAATACCTAAACTTTGACACGACATGAACACGATGCATCAACATGAATTGTCACCCTTAATCATCCTTATCAATAGTAAAATAGTTTCTTGCAGTCAAAAAtgcaactaaaaaataaaaaataaaaagataaaaataaatcctttaaaatgattttcaaattatgacactaaaaaaaaaagtatcactATCCAAGCCAACCCATTGAAAGTTTACTTTAACAAATGGGGCCTCAACCCACTTGACCATTTGCTTTCACAAGTATGACTTTGAAAagccctaaaaaaaaaaccctaaaaatcaaCACTAACAGCTTTCAAACCACCCAACTTCCAGTCTTCCACTCAAAACTACAGTAAGTTTCTTGAAAAAAACTGTTAAAAATCCATTACAGCCATGGCTAGCTAAGTCTAGATTAGGTAAGCAAAGTTTGAAAAGCTTGGGGGAAAAGCTAGGAACAGTTCATACAATTATTAATGATATGATAAAGGTGTTTGGTTTGCAAGAAAAAGAATATgggttgatatatatattaaaaaaatatggctTGAAAAAGACTTGTAACAAATCAACACGCACTTTTCCATCTCATGTTTATAAGTTATACCCActtttttgtgggtttttttgtcactttcttttgCACATGCCTTTATTCAAGGGAGCGCCACACTCCAAGTATTTTTGGATCGACGCGGTTTGTACGACCATGACcgaattctttttctttaattttcaaatcttagcCTGTTCATTAATTTCAccataaaactttaaaaataatttgtagggtagatttttggaattaaatagCGATATTGTAGGTAATTACTCGATACTAATTATGGCGAGTGCACTTAACACCCTAATGTTCAAAGAACTCGACTACAAAAGTTTAATATTTATGgagaaaaattttcatattctcgtttaatgatttaaattaatttctgtTGTAGTATGTGACTGATATTTTAGCGAAAgacatatgaagaaaaataggcAAATGTTGAAGTGAAGCGAAGCGATGACAATTTTATGGAACAATCAGGATTGAATTTGTTATAAACGTAGACAATTTGTCTAACCATGCTAAATTTACGTGTTctttctttttcgttttttctaatttttactATAAATTGTTGCACACATTCAAACTATTTCTATTGGAACAATCaggattgaatttttttttttttttgaaaaattcaattataatttttaatataattgatgGCATCGGTGGATTTATCCAAAATTTGCCATGCATGTGATAGTCCCATTGTGGGGTAATGATTttctcaaatataaaatcatgtttttccACCATTTGGAAATAAGAAATTGAATGACCCCAcgtctaataaaaaaatattattatatacaatttaataaaaataaaacatggttAATGCTTTGCTTTATATAAGCAATCATcacaaaaccaaaaccaaaaccaaaacacaAGAAGCAAAAAAATACTTTGGAAACCATGGAAGAAGAAGGGGCCACAACCCCATTTTGGCTGCCAGCCTCCTCCGGCCACCGGCGCCGCCGCAGCAGCAGATCACCCTCCTCCATCTTCCTCAGCTCGGGCTTTCTCATCATATTCTTGCCTCTCACCGCACTCCTCTTCATAGTCTTTGTTTTGCCTCCTATTCTCTCCTTCACTTCCTACATTTTCAAGCCAAACATGGTGAAGAAGAGCTGGGACTCTCTCAACCTTGTGCTCGTCCTCTTCGCCATCATCTGCGGTTTTCTCAGCcgaggaggtggaggtggaggtggaggtggaagcTCTGATATGGAAAGCAGTGTTTCGGAGGTGCCGGAAGAGAGTACTCAGAGATCAAACCATGGACATTGGTATGAGGAGAGGATCAGTGGATATGGTGGAATGAGGAGGATGAGGAGCAGCAGCTCCTACCCGGATCTCCGGCAAGAGTCTGCATGGGCCGGCGGGGATGGGCGGTGGCGGTCTTTTGATGACACCCAGTTGGATAATCATCGAGTTTTGGGGTCTCATCGCCAGCTTTATAATCGCCGGAGATATGAAGATCAAGATTATTGCGAGGTAAAAAATATAGATGTTGACAACACTTCTATGATTAGTCCCAAGGAGAAAGTTCTTAGTCATATTCCGCCCCGTCCTCCATCTCCGCCACCGCCTCCATCgccgccaccaccaccacctccaccgCCGGTGGTTAAGCGGAAAGTGAAGCGATCTTTTCAGGCAGTTGCAAGGGAAGAAAGGAGAGAAACAAGGGAAAATAGCAGTTTTGAGTCCAAGAGAGTTCAGGCTGCGgcgccgccgccgccgccaccaccaccacctccgccGCCATTGGCAGTGGAGCGGAGGAGTGAGAAAAGTGATCGGAAGAGAGGAGGTGCAACCAAGGAGTTTTTGACCTCACTTTACTATCAAAGgaacaagaaaaagaagcaaagaCAAAAGAGCATGGAAAACTTGGACACCATTCTTCACAATTCACCTCACTCTGATCAGCCTCTCCGACCTCAGCCATCCCCTCCGCCACCACCCCCTCTGCCCCCACCACCAAATTCTGTCTTTCACAATCTGTTCTCCTCCAAGAAAGGCAAATCCAAGAGGTTTCTCACAGTTCCACCgccaccccaccccacccccaCCGCCGCCACCAGCTTCAAGAGCATATGCTGGTAAAACCAAGACCAAAATTGCCCTATCACAATCACATCCATACGACCATCCTCTCAATGCCAGTAAACCCCCAATACCGGAAAAATCAAGCAGTTTCAACAGTGTAGATGACAATCCATATGCTGGCAGTGAATCACTATTGATACCAGTACCGCCTCcaccgccgccgccgccgccgttCAAAATGCCGGATTGGAAGTTTGTTGTCCATGGAGATTATGTTAGGATCAAAAGTACGAATAGCTCGCGCAGTGGCTCGCCAGATTTAGACTACATTGGATCCCCATCAAGCAAGGGACCTAGCCGATCAACCAGTCTAAAGTCCGAGACCGAAGGCGGAGACTCGGCCCAGCCATTGTTCTGCCCTAGCCCAGATGTCAACACCAAGGCTGATACCTTCATTGCCAGATTCAGAGCTGGTTTGAAGCTTGAGAAGATCAATTCCATCAAGGAGAAGCAAGAAGTGGGAATGTCAAACCTTGGCCCAGAACCAGGCCAGGCACAAGGCTCAGGGGCCGTTCAGATTTGAAGCTACCGtcctttttccttaattttttttcgtgatttattacttttttgAGGAATTTGAGGATATGTGGATTTGAGTTGTTTGTTCTGACCAGTATACAG is a window from the Vitis riparia cultivar Riparia Gloire de Montpellier isolate 1030 chromosome 9, EGFV_Vit.rip_1.0, whole genome shotgun sequence genome containing:
- the LOC117922176 gene encoding LOW QUALITY PROTEIN: ras-associated and pleckstrin homology domains-containing protein 1-like (The sequence of the model RefSeq protein was modified relative to this genomic sequence to represent the inferred CDS: deleted 1 base in 1 codon), with the protein product MEEEGATTPFWLPASSGHRRRRSSRSPSSIFLSSGFLIIFLPLTALLFIVFVLPPILSFTSYIFKPNMVKKSWDSLNLVLVLFAIICGFLSRGGGGGGGGGSSDMESSVSEVPEESTQRSNHGHWYEERISGYGGMRRMRSSSSYPDLRQESAWAGGDGRWRSFDDTQLDNHRVLGSHRQLYNRRRYEDQDYCEVKNIDVDNTSMISPKEKVLSHIPPRPPSPPPPPSPPPPPPPPPVVKRKVKRSFQAVAREERRETRENSSFESKRVQAAAPPPPPPPPPPPPLAVERRSEKSDRKRGGATKEFLTSLYYQRNKKKKQRQKSMENLDTILHNSPHSDQPLRPQPSPPPPPPLPPPPNSVFHNLFSSKKGKSKRFLTVPPHPTPPPPPPPASRAYAGKTKTKIALSQSHPYDHPLNASKPPIPEKSSSFNSVDDNPYAGSESLLIPVPPPPPPPPPFKMPDWKFVVHGDYVRIKSTNSSRSGSPDLDYIGSPSSKGPSRSTSLKSETEGGDSAQPLFCPSPDVNTKADTFIARFRAGLKLEKINSIKEKQEVGMSNLGPEPGQAQGSGAVQI